The genomic window ACCTTGTTGAGGATATTGGGGGAGGCTGAAGAGGATGGACTAGGGACAGGCCACAGGGTGATTTtgctcagaaagggaaacattactttaactctgaagatgaaagaaaaggaaaggcagagagtgggAATAGATCAGTTAGTAGCAGGGTATAAAAGAAAGAACCTCAGACTTAGTGTCAGGAGAGACCTGGTTAAAGTCTAGAAATTTTGAACACATAATAATATCCTCTCATGGACCAAGCCTTCTCTGAATCATGAatttaaatctgtaaaatgaaacacAAAGGATTCCAGAGGAAACCAGAAGTTGGTGAAAATGAAGGTATTTTTTCCCATTCCCATTTCTAGATCCCCCAAATCTAAGAAGTCCTTATCTAGCCTAAAAGAAAACCAAGGCCTGGTCTTGTGACCTGTCTGTGATCAGACAACAAAGTAGAGCTGCCTTTGAACTCAGGGCCCCTGACTCCAAGAtggctctctttcccctctcagaaagTTGCTGCAAGTTCAGACCTTAAGTGAGTAGCCCAATGCTATAGATCTGGTTTCAGAGATGGGATGTGATCTCCAGACTTCCTATGTCTGAATTCCTTGGTCTTTCACTCTATAAGTGGCCTTTTAAAGCCACAATTGCTTATGATCAAACGagaaaaatgtgtattttttaaaagaagaaatcccAGAAATATCCAGGCAGAAAGTGCAGTGTGGCCCTCTgtaactcagacatttcctggaaGGTCTCTGAGGCTCCTTCCCACTCTTGATGCTTTCACTGGCCAAAACGAGAGCCAAAAGGCAGCACCAAGTTAGAGAAGAGGTGGAAGAAAAGATGGCGGCAAGATTTCCCTGGGAGCTCACTCATCACAGATCCTGTCCCTGACCTCTTGACTGAGACCCCTGAATGCTGCCAACAATATACCCAAACTACAGGAAGGGATCACAATGGAGGACCAACAAGAAGGAGGAGACCAGAGTAAGGAACCAACTACTCATGGATCAGGAGCTGTTTGAATCCATGAACAGCAAGAGAAGTGAGGGAATCCTATCAGTCCCCAGATATAGTGCTTGTTGGGGAAGTCTGAGAAGCAGCCCAGAAGCCAACAGCTGATGAGTCATTTGGTTCTCCCAGCATCACTGTAAAATGTTGGGGGTAACCAAGCTTCTCCTGagtcttttttctaattctacccTGGATTGTTCGGGCCACCACAACCTCATCACCACTGTGGACACCACCAACATTTAGATGTCCAATATTCTAGCACTTTGGACTTCCATTGCAAAATGATTCAGTTGAAGTCATGCCTGCCAGAGGGAGTCTAgatagtctcttccttcttttatgaCCTGCCATCATCCCCCTCCAAGCATTTGTACTGGAGGGTCCAGGCAGAAACCCTTTTCCTGCCAGGCTTAGCTCACTTTGCACCTACTCCAAGAAGCCATTCCACATGCACTCTGACCTTGCTGACTTGACCCTCCCCCTTCTCAAGTTATCTTAGAACACTTTGGCCCAGGTCCATCACTATATCCACTggactacccagctgcccaattAATTTGCTCAATTGGAATGGAGCATCCAAGGAGTAATAATGATTTTATTATCTTTCCCACTGGAAGGGTCTTTCTTCAGGACAGCCAAAGAGGCAAGTAGTGCAGcgattagtgttcccattttacagatgaggcactgGAGGGTGAGAGAGCTGGAGTGATTTTCCTGTGGTCACACAGTAAATCCTGGAGCTGGAATGAGTTCAAACTCCCTGATCCCAAGGCTTCAGTTCTTCTCTTTACTTCACTCTACCCTCTAGATGCAACTGTAAGTCCAGAGAGATCCCAGTTCATCATCTCTCTAGGGAAAGGGACAATCCTTGGCTGCCTCCAGGCCTGAGAAGATTCTGCAGGGAAAATGAGGTAGTCTTGCCTTCCCACAACCGTCTTGTCTCAGCTCCTATCACTGGGCCTTCTTGGGACTGTTTCTTCCTAGTCTCATCAAATAATACAATGGACTGAATTTACTTCCCAGGTTCTGACTGCTACAGAATCCTATGCTGAGGAGAGCTGTCCCTCCCCACCAGCCTGGGATTCCCTCTGTCCTTAGCTCCTCTTTAtatgactcctgtcttctttcaagATGCCCCTCAAAGagcacctcctccaggaagcctttcctgatgccaTTGCCACCTAGGACCCTTCCTGCTTAATTACCTTGTATTGAAGTAGAAGgtctgccttggagtcaagatgatTGGACTTGAGTTCTGCCTCAGATCACTAGCAGTTGCTTAGTTAGTCCTGGGTGAGCTGCTTCCCCTTCAGTAGCCCAGAGATCTCTGTGAGATCAGGAGTTCAGGACCCCTGCCCTGCCTGGGGGAGGATGTTGACTCCCTGGGAATTCCCTCTCCCTTGGGTGTCATCAGTCTAGGGCTAATCCCTATTCTCTTCTGATGTATACCACTTACATTCATTCCATGTTTCCCCACCAGAGCAAAAGTCCCTGAGGATAAagattctctcatttcctttatcTCTAGTATCCTCCCCAGGGCCTGGCAGATATTGGGCACCTAATAAGTGTTGAGGGGATGCACAGATGCTGGTTCCTAGGTCCTTCCTCCCCCAGGCTCCTCTGCTCAGGAGGTGAAGGACAGAAGAGGGCTGGAGATGAGCAGCAGGGCCCTCCTCAAACACTGGCTCCTGCCACAGATGATTCCCAGGACAATTCCCATGGACAAACCATGGAAGAAGGCCTGGATGTACCAGACAGCCAGTCAAGCACCCCACTAAGCCCCCCAGATCACGCCCCCTCAGGGTTGGACATCTCACCATGGGGACTCTGGGATTCTTTGCTTCTTTGTCCAACCCAGAGCCGACTTGAGATCCCCACTAGATCATTGTGGGTCAATGGCTGGCTAGTCTCAGCATAAAGATTCCCAATGCTGGGGGGGTCACTATCTCCTGAGGTAATCCTCAGGGGTGGGAAGAATCTAGGTGATGTATGGAtggaatgttggacttggaggtcaggaaggcctgaatttgaattctgcctcaactatttcctagctctgtgcctctggccaagtcccttaatccctTTGGGACTCCATTTCCTCCATGATAAAAATGGCACCTACAGCACAGAGTctttgggagaatcaaatgaaatctgCTTCACAGGGCCCTTTGCCTGCCTTCAGGCACTCCAGAAATGTTAGCTAGTGTGGCCAGCTTTCCGAATTAGAAAAGCCGCCCCCCTCTGGAGCCCTAAGTGACCTCTTTGCTCCCCTCATTGCATGGCATTTGTCTCTTCCTCCAGCTGAGACCTCAGTGGGAGCAGCTGTGACCCTCTGCCCAGTCTGTCCCTTCAGAGAAGCCTGGGCCCCCCAGCTTGGCCTTTCCTCTAGAACCTGCAGGGAATACAGGTGTTCTCCCTCGGGGGTTCCTCTCACAGCACTGGGAGCCTGAGGGTGGGGACTGGCCTCTAGAAGGTCCCAGAAACCAAAGCAGCCCCTCCTCTGGCCCCTGTGGAGTAGGTGGTCTGGCCCTGCCCTCTGAGCCCTGCAGGGCAGGCCAGGAGTGTCTGGCCTCTCCCTGCCCCACCAAGCTGCCCCAGCCTCCTGGGCTTTTAGAGGTCTGAGTGCAGAGAACTTCAAGAAGAGGTTGTTGGCCCAGGACCAACAGGAGGGGACCAGGGGCCATCCTAGGCCCTCGGGGCCTCACCCAAGCTTCCTCGCATGGACTGGGGGAGGCAGGAGCAAGAAAGCAGTTAGCTCTGCAGCCAGGGCCCTCTGAGCTCTCTGGGGCTCTCTGGGGCTGCCAGGCAGGAAGCCAGGAGTTCGGGAGTCTCCCCTCCTCAGGCTCCTTCCTGTGGGAGGGGGTCAGGCTGGGGCTTCTTCCTGCTCCCTGGAaaaggagggtggggaggagTCGGACCCCAGACAGGGAGAGGCTGTTAGAACAACTGCATGGCCCGTGGGTAGGGcccttacttacttacttaccaTACACCTTCAGTGGGGCTCCTCCTTTAAGTATCTGTGAAGAGGAATCGTTGATTTGTACTTCATAGTAACCATCATCAATGACAATGAGGTTGGGGATGATCAAGGAGCCATTAGCGAGTACCTTCTGCCGGATATTGCTTGGTGACTGATATAAATGATTACTATAGAATGTCACGATCTTTACACGGCCGGGATCCTGAGCTGATTTCTTTCGGTACCAAACATACTCACGAGCACTCCCCGTGTACCCCTGGATATTCAGGATGACGTTGTCGCCTTCTTTCACAGTGGCTGGGGTTTGTACAACAGTGAAACCTTGAGCAGACGTTGGCTGGATCCAGCAGCTGAGGATGGTGGCTGAGGGGAGGAAGGGGGCAGAGAGAGGTCAGCACATCCCCTGCCCTCCTGGCAGACCCCATCACAGAGCTGTCCCCAGGCTCAGGGGTGCTGCCAAGCCGACCCCAGAGTCTGTCTGGGCATTCCTGTGCCCACACGTCCATCTGTCTGGCCCGGCCTCCACAGGGGATCTCAGAGGTCGGCCTGGGACCCCTCTGAGGCTCCCTCCGAGGACCTGATTCAGAAAAGACCTGCCAGGGTGGTGGGCGAGACACCAAAGGGAGAAACGAATCACTAAAGGGGTGAGGCTGAGGTGGGGAATCGAGTCTCAGAGCTGGACAGGAGCTTCCAGATCAATGAATCCAATATGGCCAATTCACAGACTAAGCATTGAGGTCCAAACAAATAACAGCTGGGGCGGGTATTAAGCAGCAAATAGCAAGGGCAGCCTCAGACCCGGATCTTCTGGCTCCAGCCCAGGGAGGGCATTTCCCCCTAAACCCCCCGGTTTGTTGTGACCCCCAGCCTGGCTAGGAGGAAGGTGATGCTCTAGGCAAACATTAGCTAAGAGAGGTAAGGGagctgtccagggtcacccagctaggagacAGGAGAGATGTCTTCTCTAGCTACAACACAGCCTTGGCCTCTTCAGTTTACCTGGCTCTGGGGCTTCTTACTTtctcccctgcccctgcccctgacTCCCTGACCACATCTGCAGAGAGTCTCCTGGGACTGGCCTCCCTGCTGGGCCTTGGGTGGCTCCCCTTGTCTCTAGGTGGGCCAGAATCCCCCaggctccccctcctcctctgggCCCCAGCAGAGCAGGCATCTCACCTGTGATGATCAGGAGCCCCTTCCAGGTGCTGCCCCTACTCTGTCAGGCTTCTGAGGGCCTCTCCATTGGTCTGCACTGCCCACCGGGTGTCACTGCCTCTGTCCTTCCCAGGAATCTCTGTTCTCCTACCCAGCAAGGTGTCTCATCCTTGGGTGTCTCCCTGGAGCTGTCTCTGCTGCTCTCCAGGCTAACGACTGTGTGGCTGCTCCAgagcctgtctctgtctctgtggaGGCTGCTTCCCCTGCTCCAGAGGACTGGGATCTTTCTCTTCAGGGCTGGAGCTCTTCTATCTGCCAGGATCACAGGGGCCCCACAGGGCAGGGACTTGGCCTCtcactttcccctcctcccctctctcctcctctttcttcccctcccagagGCTCTGACTTCCTGCCTCTCCTGGGGAGCCCCTGCCACTGTCCCTGGAGTGCTTTTGTGCCCAGGGGGAGCCTGGTCACTCAGGATGACCCACAGTCCTCTTTGCTGGTCCCctgccttctttccctcccagagGACTGATTCTTTGCATCCCACAAAGAGCCCAGAGAGCAGGGGCAGAGGCAGTGTGCTTGGACCCTGTCTGGGGCTTCCAGGATGCTGACTGTTGagcctccctgccctcccctctcAGGCCAGGCCACGGTGCCCTGACCTTTGCTCAGCTATTTACTGTGGCTTCTGGCGGTCCCCTGGCACTGGAGAGTGggagcagggaaggagggagactaAAGCAGACAGAGGGCtcggtgaagtgacttgctcaaggtcccacagctaggaagtgtctgacgtcACCTTTGAAGTCTggaagtgagtcttcctgactctccaggcctggtactctctcCAGGGAGCCACAGAGCTGCCCCACTTCAACTCTCTGCCTCGGTTTCTCTGACTATAAGATGGGCCAGACAATAACAGTATCTGCCTCCCATGTGGATGTGAGGAGCAAAGGAGACAGTAGTTGTCAGGCATTTAGTACAGTCAAGGGGGGTCCCCAGTCAGTCCCCTTTGGGAGGAGGGAGTGCTCAGGGCCAGGAGGTGGAGGCCACCCAGAGATCCAGGGATGGGTTTAGGCTGAGATTGGGCCAGTTGGGAAGGTCTGTGGCGCTTTTGATTAGCTTAGTGAGCCCCCAAACCTCCTTGTAAGGGCCCACTAAGGGCTGGGCCACAAGGACAGGGAGcttccctgctctccaggagctcccgTCCAATGAAGGAGCCAGCAGGCAGCCAGCTCTGTACAAGGAGCTGAGCGGAGGACAAGCTGCAGAAAATGGCAGAGGGGAGGCAGCAGTAGGAGGGAGAGCAGGAGAGGCTCAGGCTGGAAGGTGGGATCCGAGCTGGGCCTTGATGGAAGGCGGGAGgctgagaggaagagggaggcacCAGCTCAATGGATTCCACAGGCATGGAGCCAGGCACTGAACAGAGGAGAAACGGAGGAAAAGTCTACTAAAAAGGATGAACTTCTGCCACCAGGCAGCCCTGAGCCTGCCAGGCCAGCCAGCATCTTCCAGGAAAAGGAGGAACCTGACCCTCAGGGTGGACAAGTGACCATTCGCTGGGCACCCAGAGAGCAAGTGTGAATGGAGCAGCCAAGGCGCAGGGCATAGAAGCAAAGGCTGGAGATCAGTGAGGTGTAGATGGTAGCACCAGGAATTCTGGGTCGGGGTGCTGACAGAGGGACGTCTCTGTCCCCCCAAAGGGAAGACGAAATCCCGAGATCCCTGCATTGGGCAACCTTAGACACGATCTGGTCCAAGCATCTCCTTCTGCAGTGGAATACAGAGGCTCAAAGAGAGAGGAGACccggccagggtcacacagggggACACGAAGCGaggggttccaaggcagatctTCTGAGCCCAAACGCAGTGCCCTGCCCTCCTCTGCCTCAGGCACAGTCCAGGCTCAGCTATGGGATCCTTGATGTGTACTCAAGGGAGGGCACAGCTCCCTGCTCCGTCTGTAGAGAAGGCTTCTACGGGGGCTCCTGGGTGGCAGGATCTGGGGACCTGGGACCTTTGGGGCCGTGTGTGGCAGCACCACTGAGGGGAACTTTGTGGTGAgccccctctttcctctccccctggTCTGTGGAGCTTAGCCTGGCTCCCTGTGTATTCCCTGATCTCTCTAGGAAGCCGAGGTCCATTTCCCAGGGCTGGCCCATTGCTCCAGAGGCTCTTGGACCCCCCTTTGGGTCAGCTGATTAAGGGGCTTCTTAGAGACGTGTGGTGTGGGTGCATCTTCCCAAGGAGCATCTTCCTGCCTCTGGCCAGGTGGAATCAGGTTGATGACTTCCCAGTAGAGCCATTTGTGTCCTGCTGGCGCCTCCTggaggacagagggagagaccaCTTCTTGGGGTCAGGGATCACTTAGGAGATGGGGAGAAGCTGGTTGCTCTCCTCACCCACCACCaggtttgattttgtttggggTTGTGCTCCAGATGAAAGAACCCTGTTCAGTCCTGACCACCAGGCTGTCCTAGAGCAGAACTGAGCCCCAGGGGCATCTAACTCATCCAGGATGGGTCATTGCCCTATGGGAACAACAGGCACCCTGGGGGTCAAGGGTTCTCCCCCCTGGTAGGGTTTTGCTGCTCACCTTTAGGTGGGGCTCTGCCCTTTTCCCGGTCTTGGCTGTCCTTGCCGATAGACAGGCTGGGAGAGACTCTGAGAACCCACCTTTCCCAAggacaaccttgaaccccaatcAGGATCAAATTCAAGCCTGCTAAGTGAGGCCGTTGGAGAGATTCCAATTTCTGATTGATTTATTGCGCTGCTTAATCGTGTTGCCATTAGCTGCCTTGGAAGGGAGCCCTGGGAGTCTACAGGCAGGAAGCAGCCCCCTTGATGGCCCTTGCTGGGCCTCTCCTGCCTGGGTCTCTGCATTCTGTGAAGCTGAGCCCTGACTCCTTCCTAGCCTGGAGGGCACCAGCCAAACTCTCTGGCTGGTGGAGGCTGAAAGGGCCTGGAAGCCAAGCTGCCTTTGGGGGAGTGTCTGCCCATATCCGAGAGAACCTCTGTTGGGGAGGAGCTACTTTCCTAGGAAAGGGTTCAGGTCAGGGGGCAGAAGGGCCAATAAGCAACACCAAATATATAACCTGGGGACCTGAGGACAGTCCATTGGCCATTTTCTAcagggttttgtacaaagaagTGGACTGATTGTATGAGGAGCTCCAGCCCCACCGCCATCTTGCTTCATTCATTCAGAGATTCATAACTTGCGCAGGGGGAGAGATTTCCCAGCTCTCTCCATACCTTGCCATGATGTGTTTGAGCACTGCTGGGCCTCTTTATGATGCTGGGCATCTGTGCTTTAGTGGGGCTGCTTCTCACACATGCCCTTGGAGTCTGTCCTGGCTCCTCTTCCAAGCCTGTCTGCTGTTAATATGATCTTGGGCATGCTTTGCTACCATAACTATCTCCATGTCTTCAGGGGGACTTCAGGCTGCAGCTGGGGGTGCTCACCATCCCCCAGGAGGGAAGCCAAGGATTTCCTGCCCTCAGTGCTTTCTTCAGGGGAATCCCGTGCCCAGGCCTGGGCTTCACATCTTGAGGAGGGGACAGAATGGGAGGGGACAAGAAATCATGGGGCATTATGAAAGGAAGTCTTTAGATGATGGGAGGCCACTAAGACCTGGGGAGTAGCAGGCAAACATCCATGGGAAGCAGCCATCAGACCAACTGCGTTTGGCCCCAGAAGGTGAAATCCAGGAATATCAGAATGCAGGAAAAGGTGGCATGTGGCAGAGTGAGAAAAAGCAGATTTTGCTCAGAATGcaagaggagaatttggaattctgtTGGAGTGTCCTGGTACAGTTAGCTTACAGccaggaggaggggggagagttAAGGAGGAGTGAGATGGTCACAGCAGTTGGACTTGGCTCTCTCTCTAATCCAGATCTCAAACCTCTTACTTTGGTCTTGTGTCCCTGTGAGCTTCAGCCAGCAATTCCTTCATTTCAGGGACATCTTTGGGCTCCTGTGAAGACTACACTTACCATAGGACACCTTCAGTCTGCTATGTTACCTCTGCTATCATCAACCTGAACTTTGGGGACCTGATCAGTCTGGTCACTATTTTCCTCAGCCAACTACCAGATTTGTACTTCATCAAAGACTTTTCGTTGGTGGGCACAACCTAGGCAGTTAGATGGACTGGTGAAAAAGGGATAGAAAGGAAGGTAGCAGAGTTCCATCTCTGCTGGAGACTGAAGCAACCCTTGTGGGTCAGAGGGATCTGAGACAGATAGATTTTAGCAGCTCAAGGAACTTCCTAGCccaccatcttacccaaactccCAATTATCACCTTTGATAAACCTACTGTTGTTTAAGAGAAGAAGTCAGATAGCATTTgctagagctccaggcctgaggGTAGTCATCTTGCCCTTAGACCAGGGAGAAGCAGCTAAGACAACTTACCTTTTGGAAGCGTAAAATTATCATCTTACAAAGGGAAAACTAGGGGGAAAGGTTAGAGGAAATTCCAGTGACTCAAAATCAGAGCTCAAACTTCTTAACCTCTACCTATCCAGGTTAAAATTGTTTCATGAAGCAGAGACATATccaagcagagccaagagaaataTTTGAGTTGAAGGTACATTCATCCATGGACTGGTTCCTTCCATGCGGTAATTCTAGTTCTCTCTTGTCCTTTGTGCATATGTGCTGACCCCTGGTAGTAGTCTGTGTGCACATATGCCAGATGCTGTTTGGTGTCCTGAGTGTGGCTTCTTTCTGAGAGAAGAAGGTGGCATCATGGGACACATGGGCCTGGCTCCCTTGGCGGAGTCCAGTCCTCCCAAAATCAGGTTGGGAAAAGGAATCCTCCTCTAGCTGCATCGGCAAAGTTGACTGGCCAAAGGGCCTTCCCAAAGAAGCACAAGGGGACTTAGTCCTTGGCCTGTGACACTGGAGATCTGGGCTAGTGTCCTGGCTCTGGAACATTCTCCCTTTATGTCTTCAGACACGTTGTTTGGTCTCCCTGGGCcaaagtttcctcatcagtaagatGAGAGCATTTTGCTAAAGTGACCTTTGGGATGATCTGCTAAAATCTACAGAGCCTCTCCATTGCCCTTAGAGTAATAACCACCAATATTTCCAGGGCTGTGAAGGTTTGCAAAAAATGTAATCTAATTGGATGGATCCTCACAGCTATCTTGTGAAGTGtgctatcattcccattttacagatgagaaaattggggcCAGCCTAGCTATTAAATGATTTAGGAGTGTTCTGAACTCCTTTTAACTCCAAGTCTGGATATTTCCTTATTGGTTCCTGCTATCTCATCCAAAAAAAGTCCACCCATTTAAGGCCTAGCTTTCAAGACTCCATTGTAATCTGGCACCAGCTGATCTTTCCTGCCTCATCTTCCCCTATACTCTTCCAAGTACTCTAAGTCCCAGTAAAGATGGGTTATCATGCATCTGCTCTGCTACATTCTTTACACCctactagagagagagagagagtgagcccACTTTGGTATGGGTTGGAGGGgcgggagaaaaagagaggaatatAAGGAGGGGCTAGCCCCTCTAGTACCTGCTcgttttttccttctgtttggtGACTGGCCTTTCATGGCTTTTCTTTTTGCTAGCCCtgttgccttctttctgttaggACAACTGTTGGAGTGATGATGGTTGGAGTTATGGGAATAGTAGGAGTGAGTGTGGGCTTGGGCATGGGATGAGGAGTGATGATTACTGGAGTGTGCTGTCCCGTTAGGAGTCCTGGGTGGAAAAGGGCTTGGACTGGCGCTTGGACTGTGGCTCCAACTTTGCCTTTGTCTTTGTCTGCAGCTTGAACATGGActctgttttctgtttttctttctcttctgggtCTGAGAAACAAGGAGCCCCTCCATCTTTGGTGCCCATGAATGTGTGTCAAGGTGTCAATGGCCACCTTTCTCCTCTGCTGTTTGTTCTGGTCTGGCTTTTCCAGAGTACTGCATACAGATCCTGAGTTTTACATTTAGGTTTCATTGTTAGCCAGGACAGAGGGCTGGATTGTGATGTCAGTggtgtaaaggtgaaaattaatggttggacaataattttatgaaattatgtggttgccaatatttatta from Monodelphis domestica isolate mMonDom1 chromosome 4, mMonDom1.pri, whole genome shotgun sequence includes these protein-coding regions:
- the LOC103106593 gene encoding carcinoembryonic antigen-related cell adhesion molecule 7-like isoform X2, producing the protein MEGLLVSQTQKRKKNRKQSPCSSCRQRQRQSWSHSPSASPSPFPPRTPNGTAHSSNHHSSSHAQAHTHSYYSHNSNHHHSNSCPNRKKATGLAKRKAMKGQSPNRRKKRAATILSCWIQPTSAQGFTVVQTPATVKEGDNVILNIQGYTGSAREYVWYRKKSAQDPGRVKIVTFYSNHLYQSPSNIRQKVLANGSLIIPNLIVIDDGYYEVQINDSSSQILKGGAPLKVYDGPEKITILPKHVHGQIEVLLNKKLILECQASSEPPAQYTWQVNGSSRAGNSGNIYAISKLSWGHSGTYTCMAMNSVINTAISKNIRVRVYEPSGGSIRGGDVVAGIVIGVLAGVALIVALIYYMVIGESSGE
- the LOC103106593 gene encoding carcinoembryonic antigen-related cell adhesion molecule 6-like isoform X1, which produces MEGLLVSQTQKRKKNRKQSPCSSCRQRQRQSWSHSPSASPSPFPPRTPNGTAHSSNHHSSSHAQAHTHSYYSHNSNHHHSNSCPNRKKATGLAKRKAMKGQSPNRRKKRAATILSCWIQPTSAQGFTVVQTPATVKEGDNVILNIQGYTGSAREYVWYRKKSAQDPGRVKIVTFYSNHLYQSPSNIRQKVLANGSLIIPNLIVIDDGYYEVQINDSSSQILKGGAPLKVYENTLIKPTITIQSTGHIVENDSAVMSCNSKHKDLSQIRWYFQNKKLILNKRMSLPLNNQTLIIIPVMREDNGAYKCEVWNPFSASMSDLFKLTVCYGPEKITILPKHVHGQIEVLLNKKLILECQASSEPPAQYTWQVNGSSRAGNSGNIYAISKLSWGHSGTYTCMAMNSVINTAISKNIRVRVYEPSGGSIRGGDVVAGIVIGVLAGVALIVALIYYMVIGESSGE